In Lysobacter lycopersici, a genomic segment contains:
- a CDS encoding DUF2167 domain-containing protein, with protein sequence MTMRGLCAALAIALLAPGMAWAQDNNEDAKAAQLVSSLHFRQGDVALAQADAHLNLGSQFRFLDTPDARKVLEDLWGNPPDDSVLGMVVPTSVPLDDEHSWAVVLTEADDGHVSDEDAAETDYPKLLKQMQEETEDSNAERKKAGYSALHLVGWAEPPHYDSASKKLYWARELSAEGAPQHTLNYDIRVLGRSGYLSMNAVAGMNDVAAVKAGMQELLPMVDFEAGKRYADYDPKTDKLAAYGIAALIGGGIAAKAGLFAKLGVLLLAAKKFIVLGLAALAGLWRKFFGKKTGTVN encoded by the coding sequence ATGACGATGCGCGGCCTGTGCGCCGCGCTAGCGATTGCGTTGCTCGCGCCGGGCATGGCCTGGGCGCAGGACAACAATGAAGACGCAAAGGCGGCGCAGCTGGTGTCGTCGCTGCATTTCCGCCAGGGCGACGTCGCCCTGGCACAGGCGGATGCGCACCTGAACCTCGGCTCGCAGTTCCGCTTCCTCGACACGCCCGATGCGCGCAAGGTGCTCGAGGACTTGTGGGGCAATCCGCCGGACGACAGCGTGCTCGGCATGGTGGTTCCAACCTCGGTGCCGCTCGACGACGAGCATTCCTGGGCGGTGGTACTGACCGAAGCCGACGACGGCCACGTCTCCGACGAGGACGCGGCCGAGACCGACTACCCGAAGCTGCTGAAGCAGATGCAGGAAGAAACCGAGGACAGCAACGCCGAACGCAAGAAGGCGGGCTATTCGGCGCTGCACCTGGTCGGCTGGGCCGAGCCGCCGCACTACGATTCGGCGAGCAAGAAACTGTACTGGGCGCGCGAACTCTCGGCCGAAGGCGCGCCGCAGCACACGCTCAACTACGACATCCGCGTGCTCGGCCGCAGCGGCTACCTGAGCATGAACGCGGTCGCCGGCATGAACGACGTCGCCGCGGTGAAGGCGGGCATGCAGGAACTGCTGCCGATGGTCGATTTCGAGGCAGGCAAGCGTTACGCCGACTACGATCCCAAGACCGACAAGCTCGCCGCCTACGGCATCGCCGCGCTGATCGGCGGCGGCATCGCGGCGAAGGCGGGGCTGTTCGCCAAGCTCGGCGTGCTGTTGCTGGCGGCCAAGAAATTCATCGTGCTCGGGTTGGCCGCGTTGGCGGGCTTGTGGCGCAAGTTCTTCGGCAAGAAGACCGGCACGGTCAACTGA